The following are from one region of the Bacteroidota bacterium genome:
- a CDS encoding 2-phosphosulfolactate phosphatase gives MEKRRLHVCLTPALLPTFRVEEYVVVVIDILRATTSMCVAFGHKVASIVPVETVDECAAWKERGYLGAAERNGEMIPGFDFGNSPFSYMRDDIAGKHIAMTTTNGTQALHQAHRLGAQQIIIGAFSNMSVLNEYLLSVEQHVLLLCSGWKQRLNMEDTIFAGAIARTIGGQFDAMDDAAQVARTFYWSANLQKRRFFERSSHYNRLVHLNLQNDVKYCLQRDTQAVLPMYRDGRILDALAPNYTSLLSEPVIAS, from the coding sequence TTGGAGAAACGAAGACTACATGTATGCCTGACACCCGCGCTGCTTCCCACATTCCGGGTAGAGGAGTATGTGGTGGTGGTGATAGACATACTACGTGCCACTACCAGCATGTGTGTGGCCTTTGGGCACAAGGTGGCCAGCATAGTACCGGTAGAGACGGTAGACGAATGCGCCGCATGGAAGGAGCGCGGCTACCTGGGTGCTGCCGAGCGGAATGGTGAGATGATACCTGGCTTTGATTTTGGTAATAGCCCATTCAGCTACATGCGCGACGACATTGCCGGGAAGCATATAGCCATGACCACAACAAACGGCACCCAGGCCCTGCACCAGGCCCACCGCCTGGGTGCACAGCAGATCATCATCGGTGCCTTTAGCAACATGAGTGTGCTGAATGAGTATCTGCTATCAGTAGAGCAGCATGTACTGCTGCTATGCAGTGGCTGGAAGCAGCGCCTGAATATGGAGGACACCATCTTTGCAGGTGCCATAGCCCGCACCATCGGGGGCCAGTTTGATGCGATGGACGATGCCGCCCAGGTGGCCCGCACCTTCTACTGGAGTGCCAACCTGCAGAAGCGCAGATTTTTTGAGCGCAGCAGCCACTACAACCGCCTGGTACACCTCAACCTGCAAAATGATGTGAAATACTGCCTGCAGCGCGATACGCAGGCTGTACTACCTATGTACCGGGATGGACGGATCCTGGATGCACTGGCCCCAAACTATACAAGCCTCTTGTCGGAACCGGTTATCGCTTCGTAG